One Kineococcus endophyticus genomic region harbors:
- a CDS encoding cell wall-binding repeat-containing protein — protein MTTPHRRRAASRVLATALPFALAVPLGLAAAAPASAAETPPRAVLLATRPTITSPAPVSVVLLGAPFSHTFTATGDPAVRWSVRGSLPPGLTLDPVTGVLSGVPTSTVALSLFTVTATNSAGSASQTATIATVLPGTATPPPGAAPVITSAPPVAVVLGTAYRHQFTATGTPAPTWSVGGTLPSGLTLDPVTGVLSGTPSAIGTSVFTVTARNSAGSAAQTATLVVVGSRTAPSITPPPTLVATVGTPFAYEATATGVPVPTWSVEGALPAGVRIDAATGVVTGTPTVPGTSTVTLVATNSAGSDRKPLTVVVAAAGSTPVTDATRTVVGTVGAPLTTTLTASGTPRWAVTAGMLPPGLALDAATGTVGGTPTVAGTSVVTLSATSAAGVTPVEVTFVLFPVQLAATPPAGTARYAGADRVGTAVDVSRKLFPQAGSARAVVLTTSEKYADALAGGRLASANGGPLLLTPSGALSADVAAEVSRVLAPGGTVFVLGGETTLTPQVSASVSALPGGYQVERLAGPDRFATAAAIATEVAELSAGAPGPVYLVNGQNFPDGLAVSALAARTGGVVMLTDGTALPAVTRAYLQAVDPTGARTVPVGGQAEVAAADLPTVAARAAVAQALSGADRYDTARLVAAQFQGGTGVPVVAAGLATGENWPDALVGAAALGALNSPLLLTPRAQLDPAAQTAMAGLNAVSPVSVGLVFGGEPSLSASTMASFAALVPAPVTGTTP, from the coding sequence GTGACCACACCTCACCGCCGCCGCGCGGCGAGCCGTGTCCTCGCCACGGCCCTGCCGTTCGCCCTCGCCGTCCCCCTCGGGCTGGCCGCCGCCGCACCGGCGTCCGCCGCCGAGACGCCTCCGCGGGCAGTGCTTCTCGCGACCCGGCCCACGATCACGTCGCCGGCCCCCGTGTCCGTCGTTCTCCTCGGAGCCCCGTTCAGCCACACGTTCACGGCGACGGGCGACCCCGCCGTGCGCTGGAGCGTGCGCGGATCGCTGCCCCCGGGCCTGACGCTCGATCCCGTCACCGGTGTGCTCTCGGGCGTCCCGACCTCGACCGTGGCGTTGAGCCTGTTCACCGTCACCGCCACCAACAGCGCCGGGTCGGCCAGCCAGACCGCCACCATCGCCACCGTCCTGCCCGGGACGGCGACGCCGCCGCCCGGTGCGGCCCCCGTCATCACCTCCGCCCCGCCCGTCGCCGTCGTCCTCGGCACGGCCTACCGCCACCAGTTCACCGCCACCGGGACCCCGGCGCCGACCTGGTCGGTCGGCGGCACCCTGCCGTCGGGCCTGACGCTGGACCCCGTCACCGGCGTCCTGTCCGGCACTCCGTCGGCCATCGGGACGTCCGTGTTCACGGTGACCGCGCGCAACTCCGCCGGCAGCGCCGCCCAGACCGCCACCCTCGTCGTGGTGGGGAGCCGCACGGCCCCGTCCATCACGCCTCCCCCCACCCTCGTCGCGACCGTCGGCACGCCCTTCGCCTACGAGGCGACGGCCACCGGCGTCCCGGTGCCCACGTGGTCGGTCGAGGGCGCCCTGCCCGCCGGCGTGCGCATCGACGCCGCGACCGGGGTCGTCACCGGAACCCCCACGGTCCCGGGGACGAGCACGGTGACGCTCGTCGCCACGAACTCCGCCGGCAGCGACCGGAAGCCGCTCACGGTCGTCGTCGCCGCGGCCGGGTCCACCCCCGTCACCGACGCGACCCGCACGGTCGTCGGGACGGTCGGGGCGCCGCTCACCACGACGCTCACCGCCAGCGGCACCCCGCGGTGGGCCGTCACGGCGGGGATGCTGCCGCCCGGCCTCGCCCTCGACGCGGCCACCGGGACGGTCGGCGGCACCCCGACCGTGGCCGGGACGAGCGTCGTCACCCTGTCCGCGACGAGCGCGGCGGGAGTCACCCCGGTCGAGGTCACCTTCGTCCTCTTCCCGGTGCAGCTCGCGGCGACCCCGCCCGCCGGCACGGCGCGCTACGCGGGCGCCGACCGCGTCGGGACCGCCGTCGACGTGTCCCGCAAGCTGTTCCCGCAGGCCGGCTCCGCGCGCGCGGTCGTGCTGACGACGTCGGAGAAGTACGCGGACGCGCTCGCCGGCGGCCGGCTGGCCAGCGCCAACGGCGGCCCGCTCCTGCTCACGCCGTCGGGAGCGCTGTCGGCCGACGTCGCCGCCGAGGTGAGCCGCGTGCTCGCCCCGGGCGGCACCGTCTTCGTCCTGGGCGGGGAGACCACGCTGACCCCCCAGGTCTCCGCGTCGGTCTCCGCCCTGCCCGGCGGTTACCAGGTCGAGCGGCTCGCCGGTCCCGACCGGTTCGCGACGGCCGCCGCCATCGCGACCGAGGTGGCCGAGTTGTCCGCGGGTGCCCCGGGGCCGGTGTACCTCGTCAACGGGCAGAACTTCCCCGACGGGCTCGCGGTCTCCGCGCTCGCGGCCCGCACCGGTGGCGTGGTCATGCTGACCGACGGCACCGCGCTGCCCGCCGTCACCCGGGCCTACCTGCAGGCCGTCGACCCGACGGGTGCGCGGACCGTCCCGGTGGGCGGTCAGGCCGAGGTGGCCGCCGCGGACCTGCCGACCGTCGCCGCCCGTGCGGCCGTCGCCCAGGCGCTGTCGGGGGCCGACCGCTACGACACGGCCCGGCTCGTCGCGGCCCAGTTCCAGGGCGGGACGGGCGTCCCGGTCGTCGCCGCCGGCCTGGCCACGGGGGAGAACTGGCCCGACGCCCTCGTCGGGGCAGCCGCCCTCGGAGCGCTGAACTCCCCGCTGCTGCTGACCCCCAGGGCGCAGCTCGACCCGGCCGCGCAGACGGCGATGGCCGGCCTGAACGCCGTGAGCCCGGTCTCGGTGGGGCTCGTCTTCGGTGGTGAGCCGTCCCTGTCCGCGAGCACGATGGCGAGCTTCGCCGCCCTGGTGCCCGCCCCGGTGACGGGCACGACGCCGTGA
- a CDS encoding PfkB family carbohydrate kinase codes for MTGLDSEPRLGTEVWTSGMGSCPGGIANMAVAASRLGLSTSLSAAFSTDAYGEFCWRTLGEQEGVDLSTSYRVQDWHSPVTVSLAYGGDRAMVTHEHPAPVDEPTEVPAARAALVHLAAVPQPWVLRAREQGSLVFADVGWDASTQWNPDVLAGLEHCHAFLPNHVEAMRYTRTDDAAAAVAALAERVPVAVVTCGPDGALAVDAGTGEQAHVPGLRLDALDATGAGDVFGAGFLTGTLAGWGLADRLSFANLCAGLSVQQFGGSLSAPGWGDIADWWSHLRRGPRPSATAQLVVQYGFLDGVLAAHPSGTDRAVRRATATLAVGNDLPNGGPRSI; via the coding sequence ATGACGGGGCTGGACTCCGAACCGCGGCTGGGCACCGAGGTCTGGACGTCGGGCATGGGGTCGTGCCCGGGCGGCATCGCGAACATGGCCGTGGCGGCCTCGCGGCTGGGGTTGTCGACGTCGTTGTCGGCGGCGTTCAGCACCGACGCGTACGGGGAGTTCTGCTGGCGGACGCTGGGGGAGCAGGAGGGCGTCGACCTCTCGACGTCCTACCGGGTGCAGGACTGGCACTCGCCCGTCACGGTGTCGCTGGCCTACGGCGGGGACCGCGCGATGGTCACCCACGAGCACCCCGCGCCCGTCGACGAACCCACCGAGGTGCCCGCGGCGCGTGCCGCCCTCGTGCACCTGGCGGCCGTCCCGCAGCCGTGGGTCCTGCGGGCGCGCGAGCAGGGTTCCCTCGTCTTCGCCGACGTCGGCTGGGACGCCTCGACGCAGTGGAACCCCGACGTCCTCGCCGGTCTGGAGCACTGCCACGCGTTCCTGCCCAACCACGTCGAGGCCATGCGCTACACGCGCACGGACGACGCGGCGGCGGCGGTCGCGGCCCTCGCCGAACGGGTCCCCGTCGCGGTCGTGACGTGCGGACCCGACGGGGCGCTGGCCGTCGACGCGGGGACGGGGGAGCAGGCCCACGTGCCGGGCCTGCGGCTGGACGCCCTCGACGCCACGGGCGCCGGGGACGTGTTCGGGGCCGGGTTCCTCACCGGGACGCTCGCCGGCTGGGGCCTGGCGGACCGGCTGTCCTTCGCGAATCTCTGCGCGGGGTTGTCGGTGCAGCAGTTCGGCGGGTCGCTCTCGGCGCCGGGGTGGGGGGACATCGCCGACTGGTGGTCGCACCTGCGACGGGGGCCGCGGCCGTCCGCGACGGCGCAGCTGGTCGTGCAGTACGGGTTCCTCGACGGCGTCCTCGCGGCCCACCCGAGCGGGACGGACCGGGCAGTCCGCCGGGCCACCGCGACCCTCGCGGTCGGCAACGACCTGCCGAACGGGGGACCCCGAAGCATCTAG
- a CDS encoding aldo/keto reductase — protein MEYRTLGNSGTSVSNLALGTMTFGSESDRDVSFEQLDTFLAAGGTLVDTADVYSGGVSEEIIGAWLADRPADVTERVVLATKGRFPTSQEPNGVGLSRRHLTRALDASLRRLGVEAVDLYQVHAWDPWTPLEETLATLDSFVRAGKVHHVGLSNFTGWQLQKAVDVADAGGYSPPVTLQPQYNLLVREIEWEIVPAAEENGLGLLPWSPLGGGWLSGKYTRDTTPTGATRLGENPDRGVEAYAKRNAQERTWAVVDAVQSVAEQRGVPMAQIALAWLSAQPAVSSVILGARTTQQLTENLGAADLELEAAELAALDEASDPEPADYPYGGPGSTQRSRKLTGGR, from the coding sequence ATGGAGTACAGAACCCTGGGCAACAGCGGAACCTCGGTGTCGAACCTCGCGCTCGGCACCATGACCTTCGGCAGCGAGAGCGACCGCGACGTCTCCTTCGAGCAGCTCGACACGTTCCTGGCCGCCGGCGGAACCCTCGTCGACACCGCCGACGTCTACAGCGGCGGTGTCTCCGAGGAGATCATCGGCGCCTGGCTCGCCGACCGTCCGGCCGACGTCACCGAGCGCGTGGTGCTGGCGACCAAGGGCCGGTTCCCCACCTCGCAGGAACCCAACGGCGTCGGCCTGTCCCGCCGGCACCTGACCCGCGCGCTCGACGCGTCGCTGCGCCGTCTCGGCGTCGAGGCCGTCGACCTCTACCAGGTCCACGCGTGGGACCCGTGGACCCCGCTGGAGGAGACCCTGGCGACGCTCGACTCCTTCGTCCGGGCGGGCAAGGTCCACCACGTCGGGTTGTCGAACTTCACCGGGTGGCAACTGCAGAAGGCCGTCGACGTCGCCGACGCCGGCGGGTACTCCCCGCCCGTCACGTTGCAGCCGCAGTACAACCTGCTGGTGCGCGAGATCGAGTGGGAGATCGTCCCCGCGGCGGAGGAGAACGGCCTCGGGCTGCTGCCGTGGTCGCCCTTGGGCGGCGGGTGGTTGTCGGGCAAGTACACCCGGGACACGACGCCGACGGGAGCGACCCGGCTCGGGGAGAACCCCGACCGCGGGGTCGAGGCGTACGCCAAGCGGAACGCGCAGGAACGCACGTGGGCCGTCGTCGACGCCGTCCAGAGCGTCGCGGAACAGCGGGGCGTGCCGATGGCGCAGATCGCCCTGGCGTGGTTGTCGGCGCAACCCGCCGTGAGTTCGGTCATCCTCGGGGCGCGCACGACGCAGCAGCTGACCGAGAACCTCGGAGCGGCGGACCTGGAACTCGAAGCGGCCGAACTCGCGGCCCTGGACGAGGCGAGCGACCCCGAACCCGCCGACTACCCGTACGGCGGGCCGGGGTCGACCCAGCGTTCTCGCAAGCTCACCGGCGGGCGCTGA
- a CDS encoding YihY/virulence factor BrkB family protein: MSRSKTTQRDETSGRLSVHHGDHGDRGERAESPQQIPRRGWLAVTKRAWAEAKEDQVPLLAAGVAFKAFLAIFPALTAAFLVWGIFGNTQTIVDQINGIEAIPEAARTLVTDQVGQVAGGKSAAGITAVVAILLALWSASSGVENLMAATNLAYDEKETRGLVKRKGTALLLTVGAILFMLLAIAFIGVVPVLVSALGAGGAVSVVVNVLRWVLLLGLIVVALAVVYRLAPDRDAPKVKWVSVGAGVATVLWLVVSAGFSIYVTVAGDSSYAKNYGAMAGVVILLMWLWLTSYAILLGAEVNAESEKQTDEDTTVGPTEPMGRRDAVAADDKPRER, encoded by the coding sequence ATGAGCAGGAGCAAGACGACGCAGCGTGACGAGACCTCCGGACGGCTCTCCGTCCACCACGGGGACCACGGCGACCGGGGGGAGCGGGCCGAGTCGCCGCAGCAGATCCCGCGGAGGGGTTGGCTCGCCGTGACCAAGCGGGCGTGGGCCGAGGCCAAGGAAGACCAGGTGCCGCTGCTGGCGGCCGGGGTGGCGTTCAAGGCGTTCCTGGCGATCTTCCCGGCGCTGACCGCGGCGTTCCTCGTCTGGGGGATCTTCGGGAACACCCAGACGATCGTCGACCAGATCAACGGGATCGAGGCCATTCCGGAAGCGGCCCGGACGTTGGTGACCGACCAGGTCGGTCAGGTCGCCGGCGGCAAGTCGGCCGCCGGCATCACCGCGGTGGTCGCGATCCTGCTGGCCCTGTGGAGCGCCTCCAGCGGCGTCGAGAACCTCATGGCGGCCACGAACCTCGCCTACGACGAGAAGGAGACCCGGGGTTTGGTCAAGCGCAAGGGGACGGCCCTGCTGCTGACGGTCGGCGCGATCCTCTTCATGCTGCTGGCCATCGCGTTCATCGGGGTGGTGCCCGTCCTCGTCAGCGCGCTCGGCGCCGGTGGTGCGGTCAGCGTGGTGGTCAACGTCCTGCGGTGGGTCCTGCTGCTCGGCCTCATCGTCGTGGCCCTCGCCGTCGTGTACCGCCTGGCGCCGGACCGCGACGCCCCGAAGGTGAAGTGGGTGTCGGTCGGCGCCGGGGTCGCGACCGTCCTGTGGCTCGTCGTCTCCGCCGGGTTCTCGATCTACGTCACCGTGGCCGGGGACTCCTCCTACGCCAAGAACTACGGCGCGATGGCCGGTGTCGTCATCCTGCTCATGTGGCTGTGGCTGACGAGCTACGCGATCCTGCTGGGTGCCGAGGTCAACGCCGAGTCCGAGAAGCAGACGGACGAGGACACGACCGTCGGCCCGACCGAACCGATGGGACGGCGCGACGCCGTCGCCGCGGACGACAAACCGCGCGAGCGGTGA
- a CDS encoding ABC transporter ATP-binding protein: MCRSPGLLSSTVPSERAQGNRVPTGWLRRLAGYCARHPRDLALSFGAAVVSYVVTALVPLVVRHVVDDVIGRPVGAGGSLWPWAALLVAAGLLVYALGFVRRYTAGRLSLDVQYDLRNDVHAAVQRMDGRQLDALSTGQVVSRSISDVQLVQGLLAWLPNVTGNAVLFVVSLVVMATLSPPLTLVALATGPALFWIAWRSRRDLFPANAAAQARTAEVAARVEAAVTGVRVVKGFGQEAAELARLERTVGELFTDRMRVVRYNSRYGPALQAVPALGQVGVLLFGGWLALTGHLTVGTFLAFSTYLGSMVSPVRQLAGLLTIGQQARAGVERVLQVVDTRPTVLAPRRTPATPLPDGPLGVRFRGVGFAHAPDRPVLRDVDLEVPAGGTLAVVGTAGSGKSTLTALLDRFHDVDAGSVEVGGVDVRDLDPQDLRRAVGMVFEETFLFSDTVRANVAYPVPDADEEVLRAALRTAAADGFVDDLDHGWDSLVGEQGLTLSGGQRQRIGLARALVAAPRVLVLDDATSAVDPTVEQRILSALATQRPAGQTVLLVAHRRSTLRLADRIVVLDGGRVVDSGTEAELAARCPVFQRLFDTGPDEARGPVPAPRRPDRPAGRDLGGTGGSAGAGRTSAPAAGGLPVAPELARRIAALPALDVSPDVDVADVERQDPRFSLGRLLRPFRWALVAGMLLVAGDALAQLVLPQLVRSGLDDGVARQDLRALLVASGIAAVVVALDWLVTVGQGRVTGRTGERLLFTLRLKTFAQLQRLGLDYYEREQAGRIMTRMTTDVDALSQLLQSGVAQTLVSLLSLVGVFVAMLLLEPELAVVVLAVLPVLVVATLLFRSRSRPAYVEARERVSAVNSRFQESVAGVRVSQAFVRTDQDAEGFRERGWAYRQSRLRAQRYIATYFPFVQFLNEATAALVLVAGGAMVRDGRIAVGVLVAFLLYVDLFFAPVQQLSQVFDGYQQAAVGLRRIRDLLRTPTTVPAVAGAAPVGRLRGDVRLEGVEFRYQGTERPAIAGVDLHVRAGETVALVGETGAGKSTVVKLVARFYDPTAGRVLVDGTDVRDLDLAGYRQRLGVVPQEAYLFDGTVEEAIAYARPDATPEQVRAAAAAVGADAAIAALPGGYGFVVGERGRNLSTGQRQLVALARAELVDPDVLLLDEATAALDPAAEAAIAAASDAAASRRTTIVVAHRLSTAARADRIVVLDRGRVVEQGAHDELLAAGGVYAALWASFVAGRAATA, from the coding sequence ATGTGTCGCAGCCCGGGGCTACTGTCGTCAACCGTGCCGTCAGAACGTGCCCAGGGCAATCGAGTGCCGACGGGGTGGTTGCGGCGGCTGGCCGGGTACTGCGCCCGGCACCCCCGCGACCTGGCCCTCTCCTTCGGGGCGGCTGTCGTGTCCTACGTCGTCACCGCCCTCGTCCCGCTCGTGGTGCGCCACGTCGTCGACGACGTCATCGGCCGTCCCGTGGGAGCGGGTGGCTCCCTGTGGCCGTGGGCGGCGCTCCTCGTGGCCGCGGGCCTGCTCGTCTACGCCCTCGGGTTCGTCCGCCGGTACACCGCGGGACGGCTGTCCCTCGACGTCCAGTACGACCTGCGCAACGACGTCCACGCCGCCGTCCAGCGGATGGACGGCCGCCAGCTCGACGCGCTCTCGACCGGTCAGGTCGTCAGCCGGTCGATCAGCGACGTCCAGCTCGTCCAGGGCCTGCTGGCCTGGTTGCCCAACGTCACCGGCAACGCCGTCCTGTTCGTCGTCTCGCTCGTCGTCATGGCGACGCTGTCCCCACCGCTGACGCTCGTGGCGCTGGCCACCGGTCCGGCCCTGTTCTGGATCGCCTGGCGCAGCCGCCGGGACCTGTTCCCCGCCAACGCCGCCGCGCAGGCCCGCACGGCCGAGGTGGCCGCCCGCGTCGAGGCCGCCGTCACGGGGGTGCGCGTGGTCAAGGGGTTCGGCCAGGAGGCCGCCGAACTGGCCCGCCTCGAGCGCACGGTCGGTGAGCTGTTCACCGACCGGATGCGCGTCGTGCGCTACAACTCCCGCTACGGCCCTGCGCTGCAGGCGGTCCCGGCCCTCGGCCAGGTCGGGGTGCTGCTGTTCGGTGGCTGGCTCGCCCTCACCGGGCACCTGACGGTCGGCACGTTCCTCGCCTTCTCCACCTACCTCGGCAGCATGGTCTCGCCGGTGCGCCAGCTGGCCGGTCTGCTGACGATCGGGCAGCAGGCCCGCGCGGGGGTCGAGCGGGTGCTGCAGGTCGTCGACACCCGGCCCACCGTGCTCGCGCCGCGGCGCACGCCCGCCACCCCGCTGCCCGACGGCCCGCTGGGCGTCCGCTTCCGCGGGGTCGGGTTCGCGCACGCGCCCGACCGCCCCGTGCTGCGCGACGTCGACCTCGAGGTCCCCGCCGGCGGGACGCTGGCGGTCGTGGGGACGGCCGGATCGGGCAAGTCGACGCTCACGGCCCTGCTCGACCGCTTCCACGACGTCGACGCCGGCAGCGTCGAGGTCGGCGGTGTCGACGTGCGGGACCTGGACCCGCAGGACCTGCGCCGGGCGGTCGGCATGGTCTTCGAGGAGACGTTCCTGTTCTCCGACACCGTCCGCGCCAACGTCGCCTACCCCGTGCCCGACGCGGACGAGGAGGTCCTGCGGGCGGCGCTGCGCACCGCCGCGGCCGACGGCTTCGTCGACGACCTCGACCACGGCTGGGACTCCCTCGTCGGCGAGCAGGGGCTGACGCTGTCCGGCGGGCAGCGCCAGCGCATCGGCCTGGCCCGCGCCCTCGTCGCCGCCCCCCGCGTGCTGGTGCTCGACGACGCGACGTCGGCCGTCGACCCGACGGTCGAGCAGCGGATCCTGTCGGCCCTGGCCACGCAACGACCGGCGGGGCAGACCGTCCTGCTCGTGGCCCACCGCCGCTCCACGCTGCGGCTGGCCGACCGGATCGTCGTCCTCGACGGCGGCCGGGTCGTCGACAGCGGGACCGAGGCCGAGCTCGCCGCGCGCTGCCCGGTGTTCCAGCGGCTGTTCGACACCGGTCCCGACGAGGCGCGGGGACCGGTGCCCGCGCCCCGGCGTCCCGACCGGCCCGCGGGTCGGGACCTCGGGGGCACGGGCGGGTCCGCCGGCGCCGGCAGGACGTCCGCCCCCGCGGCCGGCGGTCTGCCCGTCGCGCCCGAGCTGGCCCGCCGGATCGCGGCCCTCCCGGCCCTCGACGTCTCACCCGACGTGGACGTGGCCGACGTCGAGCGGCAGGACCCGCGGTTCTCCCTCGGCCGTCTCCTGCGCCCGTTCCGGTGGGCGCTGGTGGCGGGCATGCTCCTGGTCGCCGGTGACGCCCTGGCCCAGCTCGTGCTGCCCCAGCTCGTCCGGTCCGGGCTCGACGACGGGGTGGCCCGGCAGGACCTGCGGGCGCTGCTCGTCGCCTCGGGGATCGCCGCGGTCGTGGTCGCCCTGGACTGGCTCGTCACCGTCGGCCAGGGCCGGGTCACGGGGCGCACCGGGGAGCGCCTGCTCTTCACGTTGCGGCTCAAGACGTTCGCCCAGCTGCAGCGGCTGGGCCTGGACTACTACGAGCGCGAGCAGGCCGGCCGCATCATGACGCGGATGACGACGGACGTCGACGCGCTCTCGCAGCTCCTGCAGAGCGGCGTCGCGCAGACCCTCGTCAGCCTGCTGTCCCTGGTCGGCGTCTTCGTGGCGATGTTGCTGCTGGAACCGGAGCTGGCCGTGGTCGTCCTGGCGGTGCTGCCGGTGCTCGTCGTCGCCACGCTCCTGTTCCGCTCGCGGTCGCGGCCGGCCTACGTCGAGGCCCGCGAACGCGTCAGCGCCGTCAACAGCCGGTTCCAGGAGTCCGTCGCGGGTGTGCGCGTCAGCCAGGCGTTCGTCCGCACCGACCAGGACGCCGAGGGCTTCCGCGAGCGGGGGTGGGCCTACCGGCAGTCGCGGCTGCGGGCCCAGCGGTACATCGCCACGTACTTCCCGTTCGTGCAGTTCCTCAACGAGGCCACCGCGGCGCTCGTCCTCGTGGCGGGCGGGGCGATGGTCCGCGACGGCCGGATCGCGGTGGGGGTGCTCGTGGCGTTCCTGCTGTACGTCGACCTGTTCTTCGCCCCGGTGCAGCAGTTGTCACAGGTCTTCGACGGGTACCAGCAGGCAGCGGTCGGCCTGCGCCGCATCCGCGACCTCCTGCGCACGCCGACGACCGTGCCCGCGGTGGCCGGCGCGGCCCCGGTCGGGCGGCTGCGCGGCGACGTCCGCCTCGAGGGCGTCGAGTTCCGCTACCAGGGCACCGAGCGGCCCGCGATCGCCGGCGTCGACCTCCACGTGCGCGCCGGGGAGACCGTCGCCCTCGTGGGGGAGACGGGCGCCGGCAAGTCGACGGTCGTCAAGCTCGTGGCGCGGTTCTACGACCCCACCGCCGGCCGGGTGCTCGTCGACGGCACCGACGTGCGCGACCTCGACCTCGCGGGGTACCGGCAGCGGCTCGGCGTCGTGCCGCAGGAGGCGTACCTGTTCGACGGGACCGTCGAGGAGGCCATCGCCTACGCCCGGCCCGACGCCACGCCCGAGCAGGTGCGGGCCGCCGCGGCCGCGGTGGGGGCCGACGCCGCGATCGCCGCGCTGCCGGGCGGCTACGGCTTCGTCGTGGGGGAGCGGGGCCGGAACCTGTCGACGGGGCAGCGCCAGCTCGTCGCCCTGGCCCGCGCCGAACTCGTCGACCCGGACGTGCTGCTGCTCGACGAGGCCACGGCCGCGCTGGACCCCGCCGCGGAGGCGGCCATCGCCGCGGCCAGCGACGCCGCGGCGAGCCGGCGCACCACGATCGTCGTCGCCCACCGGCTGTCGACGGCGGCGCGAGCGGACCGCATCGTCGTCCTCGACCGGGGCCGGGTCGTGGAACAGGGTGCCCACGACGAACTCCTGGCGGCCGGCGGCGTCTACGCCGCGCTCTGGGCGTCGTTCGTCGCCGGTCGTGCCGCAACGGCGTGA
- a CDS encoding LLM class flavin-dependent oxidoreductase: MSSAPTSHPESHPESQPVPLSVLDLSPVTSGRPPATALRDSVDLARAVEGLGYHRYWVAEHHGSPAVVSAPAVLIGAVAAATSTLRVGAGGIMLPNHSPLQVAETFRALEALHPGRIDLGLGRAPGTDGRTALALRRSRQALAADDFDEQYAELRGHVEGFAPGHPFAGITAMPTGVPLPPVWVLGSSDHGARVAAALGTGYAYAGHFGVLDPAEPLRAYRESFVPSAARPAPHALLSVAAVVAADAGRAEELARAATLATVRLRLGAPAPLPTPEEAAAHRWTLAERNTAGRLGEHLLAGTAQDVAGRLARLARRTGADELLVVTNVHDQAERVASYELLAQAWPGAWAAARAA; encoded by the coding sequence GTGAGTTCCGCGCCCACGTCCCACCCCGAGTCGCACCCCGAGTCCCAGCCCGTGCCGCTGTCCGTCCTGGACCTGTCACCGGTGACGTCCGGGCGACCGCCGGCGACCGCGCTGCGCGACAGCGTCGACCTCGCGCGGGCCGTAGAGGGACTGGGGTACCACCGCTACTGGGTCGCCGAGCACCACGGCTCCCCCGCGGTGGTCTCGGCGCCCGCCGTGCTCATCGGCGCGGTCGCCGCCGCGACGAGCACCCTGCGCGTGGGAGCCGGCGGGATCATGCTGCCCAACCACTCCCCGCTGCAGGTCGCCGAGACGTTCCGCGCGCTCGAGGCGTTGCACCCCGGCCGGATCGACCTGGGGCTGGGCCGCGCTCCCGGCACGGACGGGCGCACCGCGCTGGCGCTGCGCCGGTCCCGGCAGGCCCTGGCGGCCGACGACTTCGACGAGCAGTACGCCGAGCTGCGCGGCCACGTCGAGGGCTTCGCTCCCGGGCACCCGTTCGCCGGCATCACCGCCATGCCGACCGGTGTGCCGTTGCCGCCGGTGTGGGTCCTGGGCTCCAGCGACCACGGGGCCCGCGTCGCCGCCGCACTCGGGACGGGCTACGCCTACGCCGGGCACTTCGGAGTCCTCGACCCGGCCGAGCCGCTGCGCGCCTACCGGGAGTCCTTCGTCCCGTCCGCCGCGCGTCCCGCACCGCACGCCCTCCTGTCCGTGGCCGCCGTCGTCGCGGCCGACGCCGGCCGCGCCGAGGAGCTGGCCCGCGCCGCGACGCTGGCGACGGTGCGGCTGCGCCTCGGGGCGCCCGCGCCGCTGCCCACCCCGGAGGAGGCCGCCGCGCACCGGTGGACCCTGGCCGAGCGGAACACCGCGGGCCGGCTCGGGGAGCACCTGCTCGCCGGGACGGCGCAGGACGTGGCGGGACGACTCGCCCGGCTGGCGCGGCGGACCGGCGCCGACGAGCTCCTCGTCGTGACGAACGTCCACGACCAGGCCGAGCGGGTGGCGTCCTACGAGCTGCTGGCGCAGGCGTGGCCGGGAGCGTGGGCGGCGGCGCGCGCAGCGTGA